One segment of Pseudobythopirellula maris DNA contains the following:
- the polX gene encoding DNA polymerase/3'-5' exonuclease PolX: protein MNNREIAAVFERVADLLEFQNANPFRVRAYRGGARRVGDSPESLAAIVADRGAEALTELDGVGKDLAGKIAELVETGRLEMLEELLAEVPAGVLDVMRVPGLGPKKAAALHKELGVATLEELRAACESNRVRDLKGFGAKTEEKILAGLAIAASAQERTRWANAEPTVLAVLEHLGTLDEVLRIDPAGSYRRGRETVGDLDFLVDIGEELDAALVEKVMDRFGAFESVDSVVARGETKMTVRMASGLQADLRVVPTESYGAALQYFTGSKDHNVEVRGRAKQRGLRINEWGVFKTDDDGEQGERVAGDSEEDVYAALDLPRFPPELREARREFELAEAGPLPELVTLDDLRGDLHMHTTATDGKATLEEMATAARERGLEYIAITDHSKRVSMAGGLDAERLRKQWAMIDELRATLPKGFSVLKGIECDILEKGGMDLPDDVLAEADWVVASLHYGQQQPRAQIMKRLVGALENPWVSIVAHPTGRLINKRESYDVAVDELIAAAAENGKLLELNANPARLDLDDVHCAAAKTKGVPIVISSDAHSVEGLAVLRHGVQQARRAGLTASDVANTRTWKQLGKLVRRGE from the coding sequence ATGAACAACCGTGAGATCGCCGCCGTTTTCGAGCGGGTCGCTGACCTGCTCGAGTTCCAGAACGCCAACCCGTTCCGGGTGAGGGCTTATCGTGGCGGCGCCCGCCGCGTGGGCGATTCACCCGAATCGCTCGCGGCGATCGTCGCCGACCGCGGGGCCGAGGCGCTCACCGAGCTCGACGGCGTGGGCAAAGACTTGGCGGGCAAGATCGCCGAGCTGGTTGAGACCGGCCGGCTGGAGATGCTTGAGGAGCTCTTGGCCGAGGTCCCCGCCGGGGTGCTCGACGTGATGCGCGTGCCGGGCCTCGGCCCGAAGAAAGCGGCCGCTTTGCACAAGGAACTCGGCGTTGCGACGCTCGAAGAGCTCCGCGCCGCCTGCGAAAGCAATCGGGTGCGCGACCTCAAAGGTTTCGGCGCCAAGACCGAAGAGAAGATCCTCGCCGGCCTAGCCATCGCGGCCAGCGCCCAGGAGCGGACCCGCTGGGCGAACGCCGAGCCGACCGTGCTCGCCGTTTTGGAGCACCTCGGTACGCTCGACGAGGTGCTGCGCATCGACCCGGCCGGCAGCTACCGCCGCGGCCGCGAGACGGTCGGCGACCTCGACTTCTTGGTCGACATCGGCGAGGAGCTCGACGCGGCGCTTGTCGAGAAGGTGATGGACCGCTTCGGGGCGTTCGAATCGGTCGATTCGGTCGTCGCCCGTGGCGAGACGAAAATGACGGTTCGCATGGCGAGCGGCTTGCAGGCCGACCTACGGGTCGTGCCGACCGAGTCTTACGGCGCCGCTCTGCAGTACTTCACCGGGTCGAAGGACCACAACGTCGAGGTCCGCGGCCGGGCGAAGCAGCGCGGTCTGAGAATCAACGAGTGGGGCGTTTTCAAGACCGACGATGACGGCGAGCAGGGCGAGCGCGTGGCCGGCGACAGCGAGGAAGACGTGTACGCCGCCCTCGATCTGCCCCGCTTCCCGCCAGAGCTGCGTGAGGCGCGGCGGGAGTTCGAGCTGGCCGAAGCGGGCCCGCTGCCAGAGCTCGTCACGCTCGACGATCTGCGCGGCGACCTGCACATGCACACCACCGCGACCGACGGCAAGGCGACGCTCGAAGAGATGGCCACGGCGGCCCGCGAGCGAGGGCTCGAATACATCGCGATCACCGACCACTCGAAGCGCGTGTCGATGGCCGGCGGCCTCGACGCCGAGCGGTTGCGCAAACAGTGGGCGATGATCGACGAGCTCCGCGCGACATTGCCCAAGGGCTTCTCGGTGCTCAAGGGGATCGAGTGCGACATCCTCGAAAAGGGAGGGATGGATCTGCCCGATGACGTGCTCGCCGAGGCCGACTGGGTAGTGGCCAGCCTGCACTACGGCCAGCAGCAGCCCCGCGCGCAGATCATGAAGCGGCTCGTCGGCGCCCTGGAGAACCCGTGGGTGTCGATCGTCGCCCACCCCACCGGCCGGCTGATCAACAAGCGGGAGTCGTACGACGTGGCTGTCGACGAGCTGATCGCCGCGGCGGCGGAGAACGGCAAGCTGCTGGAGCTGAACGCCAACCCCGCGCGGCTCGACCTGGACGACGTGCACTGCGCGGCCGCCAAGACCAAGGGCGTGCCGATCGTCATCTCGTCCGACGCCCACAGCGTCGAGGGCCTCGCCGTACTCAGGCACGGCGTGCAGCAGGCCCGCCGCGCTGGGCTGACGGCGTCGGACGTGGCGAACACGCGCACGTGGAAGCAGCTCGGCAAGCTCGTCCGCCGCGGTGAGTAA
- a CDS encoding trypsin-like peptidase domain-containing protein has product MPLLRSFRSTTTAWAFVAIVAAGAVAPQHASAEVSDLRRTPIVRAVEAVRPSVVNIQGQKTVANTGEASRQVNGMGTGVVIDARGYILTNHHVVDGVRRIRVGLDDGQVYTARLIAHDRTTDLAVIKVDAGRPLPTITIGTSSDLMTAEPVIAVGNAYGYDHTVTRGIISALHRDVQVSETQAYKDLIQTDASINPGNSGGPLLSIEGKMIGVNVAVRAGAQGIGFAIPVDDALEIAARLMSVEKLENHWHGLETASIPASDELVVRRVLSGSPAAVSGLLVGDVIERVGDIDTHRSLDLERALLGQRSGAPIGVEVLRDGKPMQVTMAITQRGTRARAIATADEGAWRLLGMTLDAEPSATFASLKTRYRGGMRVVDVRRGGPADQQGIVSGDILVGMHRWETSSTEDIRYIVDHSTIATMDNVKFYVLRGDDTLFGYMNLAAASNGKASR; this is encoded by the coding sequence ATGCCTCTCCTACGCTCTTTCCGCTCCACGACCACCGCATGGGCATTCGTGGCGATCGTCGCCGCCGGAGCCGTTGCGCCGCAACACGCGTCGGCCGAGGTCTCCGACCTCCGCCGCACGCCGATCGTTCGCGCGGTCGAGGCGGTACGACCCTCGGTCGTCAACATCCAGGGGCAGAAGACGGTCGCCAATACGGGTGAGGCGAGCCGCCAGGTCAACGGCATGGGCACCGGCGTGGTGATCGACGCCCGCGGCTACATCCTCACCAACCACCACGTGGTCGACGGCGTCCGTCGGATCCGTGTCGGCCTGGACGACGGGCAGGTGTACACCGCCCGGCTGATCGCCCACGACCGCACGACCGACCTGGCCGTGATCAAGGTCGACGCCGGCCGGCCGCTGCCGACCATCACGATCGGCACTTCCAGCGACCTGATGACCGCCGAGCCGGTGATCGCCGTGGGCAACGCCTACGGCTACGACCACACCGTGACGCGCGGCATCATCTCGGCCCTGCACCGCGACGTGCAGGTGAGCGAGACCCAAGCCTACAAAGACCTGATCCAGACCGACGCGAGCATCAACCCGGGCAACTCGGGCGGGCCGCTGCTGTCGATCGAGGGGAAGATGATCGGCGTGAATGTCGCCGTGCGGGCCGGCGCCCAGGGGATCGGCTTCGCGATACCGGTGGACGACGCCCTCGAAATCGCCGCCCGGCTGATGAGCGTCGAGAAGCTTGAGAACCACTGGCACGGCCTGGAGACCGCCTCGATCCCCGCCTCCGACGAACTGGTGGTGCGGCGTGTGCTGAGCGGCAGCCCGGCGGCCGTGAGCGGCCTGCTGGTGGGCGACGTGATCGAACGCGTCGGCGACATCGACACGCACCGCTCGCTCGACCTCGAGCGGGCGTTGCTCGGTCAACGCTCGGGCGCCCCGATCGGCGTCGAGGTGCTCCGCGACGGCAAGCCGATGCAGGTGACCATGGCCATCACGCAACGCGGGACCCGCGCCCGGGCGATCGCCACAGCCGACGAGGGCGCCTGGCGCCTGCTCGGCATGACGCTCGACGCCGAACCTTCGGCCACTTTCGCCAGCCTCAAGACGCGTTACCGCGGCGGCATGCGGGTGGTCGACGTCCGCCGCGGCGGCCCGGCCGACCAGCAGGGCATTGTCTCGGGCGACATCCTGGTGGGCATGCACCGCTGGGAGACCTCGAGCACCGAGGACATCCGCTACATCGTCGACCACTCGACGATCGCGACGATGGACAACGTGAAGTTCTACGTCCTCCGCGGCGACGACACGCTGTTCGGCTACATGAACCTCGCCGCCGCCAGCAACGGAAAAGCGAGCCGCTGA
- a CDS encoding lamin tail domain-containing protein: MRTDVLRSACRGAFALLIFFFGAETRAQLIVTEIMQDPHSADATWEWVEVYNPGSTAVDLAGYLVDRVGDAPIGVTPAPVGIRTAVIVDDEILSNTTVVPAGGVAVLYDGPALGYDAGRFRNAWPSMPAAAALIGVESWPTLTNQPAAPGLSIGFWADEAAYRSDVADLGEPADPDYRVAGTGAAAFEVSYRADGFWPLANNAASIAYDGVGSPAEGASWTLSVAGGAGATRSTASFLSEPINGPDRGSPGVAPAHGQAPRSSLQITEVMYDPASRTSGEWEWVEVYNPGDPLDFSEEPYWIDDDDFGPIPGPNVTAGVVGTGEVAVLYNTDDATLGQMRAAWQTDDGPEINFIPVRNWPELANGGDLVGLWRTPLGYLDGQAGGELQYATSGVIYDNTGDWPRPNDADSIAIADLGADRSLPTSWTRASDTNSPAPASYVAAEVLAPGGLADNLGMDVGSPGVVPETLLQTLPGDYNNDGRVDAADFTVWRDGLGVFYDEGGYATWVENYGESLGEANAATVPEPATAVLANLALATAAVAAGRRRAGNHRA, from the coding sequence ATGCGGACCGACGTCCTAAGATCGGCGTGCCGCGGCGCGTTTGCGTTGCTCATCTTTTTTTTCGGCGCCGAGACGCGGGCGCAGCTGATCGTCACCGAGATCATGCAGGACCCCCACTCGGCGGACGCCACGTGGGAGTGGGTCGAGGTTTACAACCCCGGCTCAACGGCTGTCGATCTGGCCGGTTACTTGGTCGACCGCGTGGGCGACGCCCCGATCGGCGTGACCCCGGCGCCGGTGGGCATCCGCACGGCGGTGATTGTTGACGACGAGATCCTCTCCAACACGACCGTGGTGCCGGCGGGCGGCGTGGCGGTGCTCTACGACGGCCCGGCCCTGGGCTACGACGCCGGGCGTTTCCGCAACGCTTGGCCGTCGATGCCCGCAGCGGCCGCCCTGATCGGCGTCGAGTCGTGGCCCACGCTCACCAACCAACCGGCGGCGCCGGGGTTGTCGATCGGCTTCTGGGCCGACGAGGCGGCTTACCGATCGGACGTCGCCGACCTGGGCGAGCCGGCCGATCCGGACTACCGCGTTGCGGGGACCGGCGCGGCGGCGTTCGAGGTCTCGTACCGAGCCGACGGCTTCTGGCCGCTCGCCAATAACGCGGCGTCGATCGCCTACGACGGCGTCGGCTCGCCCGCCGAGGGAGCGAGTTGGACGCTGAGCGTGGCGGGCGGCGCCGGCGCAACGAGGAGCACGGCCAGCTTCTTGTCGGAGCCGATCAACGGCCCCGACCGCGGCAGCCCAGGCGTGGCCCCAGCCCACGGCCAGGCGCCACGCTCCAGTCTTCAGATCACCGAAGTGATGTACGACCCCGCGTCGAGAACGAGCGGCGAATGGGAGTGGGTCGAGGTCTACAACCCGGGCGACCCGCTCGACTTCTCTGAAGAGCCGTACTGGATCGACGACGACGATTTTGGTCCGATCCCAGGCCCGAACGTGACGGCGGGCGTTGTCGGAACGGGCGAGGTCGCCGTTCTGTATAACACCGACGACGCGACCCTCGGCCAGATGCGAGCAGCCTGGCAAACCGACGACGGCCCCGAGATCAACTTCATCCCTGTGCGCAACTGGCCCGAGTTGGCGAACGGCGGCGACCTGGTGGGGCTGTGGCGCACACCGTTGGGTTACCTCGATGGCCAGGCGGGCGGTGAGTTGCAGTACGCCACGAGCGGGGTGATCTACGACAACACGGGAGACTGGCCGAGGCCCAACGACGCCGACTCGATCGCCATCGCCGATCTGGGCGCGGACCGTTCGCTGCCGACGAGCTGGACCCGGGCGAGCGACACCAACTCCCCCGCCCCGGCGAGCTACGTAGCCGCCGAGGTGCTCGCGCCGGGGGGCTTGGCGGACAACCTCGGCATGGACGTCGGCAGCCCCGGCGTCGTGCCCGAGACGCTGCTGCAAACCCTGCCGGGCGACTACAACAACGACGGCCGCGTCGACGCGGCCGACTTTACCGTGTGGCGCGACGGCCTCGGCGTGTTCTACGACGAAGGGGGCTACGCCACGTGGGTCGAGAACTACGGAGAGTCGCTAGGCGAGGCGAACGCGGCGACGGTCCCCGAGCCCGCGACGGCGGTCCTGGCGAACCTGGCTCTCGCTACTGCTGCTGTTGCTGCTGGTCGGCGTCGAGCCGGAAACCACCGAGCGTGA
- a CDS encoding thiamine-phosphate kinase — translation MELEFVRWLTKRLPPHPRLRIGPGDDAALLELAAGEGVVVTADLLIDGVHFLASETALERIGHKCLAVNLSDLAAMAARPLAAVVSLALPRDGVSGIGPRETAAQLIEGMLPLCERLEVCIAGGDTNVHAGPLVVAVTALGESTPHGVLRRDGAKPGDALLVTGSLGGSLLGKHLDFTPRCEEALRLADSYTLHAGMDLSDGLSMDLPRLAAASGVGAVVEAAAIPMSDDAHEAAARSGRTPIDHALGDGEDFELLLAVVADEAERMLAEAPLACGLTRIGEVVAERGIFLQGAEGKRTPLEAAGYEHR, via the coding sequence ATGGAACTCGAATTCGTCCGCTGGCTCACCAAGCGGCTGCCGCCGCACCCGCGGCTGCGCATCGGTCCGGGCGACGACGCCGCGCTGCTCGAGCTGGCGGCGGGCGAAGGGGTGGTCGTCACGGCCGACCTGCTGATCGATGGCGTCCACTTCCTCGCGTCTGAGACGGCGCTCGAGCGGATCGGGCACAAGTGCCTCGCCGTGAACCTCAGCGACCTGGCGGCGATGGCCGCCCGGCCATTGGCGGCCGTGGTGAGCCTCGCCCTGCCGCGCGACGGCGTCTCCGGCATAGGCCCGCGTGAAACGGCGGCGCAGCTGATCGAGGGGATGCTGCCGCTGTGTGAACGCCTGGAGGTCTGTATCGCCGGGGGCGACACGAACGTCCACGCCGGCCCGCTCGTTGTGGCTGTTACTGCGCTCGGCGAGTCCACGCCCCACGGCGTGCTCCGACGCGACGGCGCCAAGCCGGGCGACGCGCTGCTGGTGACCGGCTCGCTGGGTGGCAGCCTGCTGGGCAAGCACCTCGACTTCACGCCACGCTGCGAGGAAGCGCTCCGGCTCGCCGATAGCTACACCCTGCACGCCGGCATGGATCTGAGCGACGGCCTGTCGATGGACCTGCCGCGGTTGGCGGCGGCGAGCGGGGTCGGCGCCGTCGTTGAAGCCGCCGCGATCCCCATGAGCGACGACGCCCACGAGGCGGCCGCCCGCTCGGGGCGCACGCCGATCGACCACGCCCTGGGCGACGGCGAGGATTTTGAGCTGCTGCTCGCTGTCGTCGCGGATGAGGCCGAGCGGATGCTTGCTGAGGCGCCGCTCGCGTGTGGGCTGACACGCATCGGCGAGGTGGTCGCCGAGCGTGGTATCTTCTTGCAAGGCGCCGAGGGGAAACGAACGCCCCTCGAAGCCGCGGGTTACGAGCACCGATGA
- a CDS encoding SdrD B-like domain-containing protein — MSRFEQRPHRFDFFNTAALRKAKRAGCCNRGRSLRHESLEDRRMLALVGIQALLDQPLVSYNSDGQVGYDSVSDEFSLNATPLIFLESATDATPGVFFTGDLDINIEVDAAGSLIGGSAGDDFILTGDLDTNGDFVPDLSGVLLTGEVSEFGWQDLGTSTDNYDFRFTVTGGLLAPGFFAGRDIGVSVVSENSSFTGAFSTDFGGDAKGILGGVPEIPPPPQFASLSGVKYYDLTGDGITDDDTPLAGVTINLYADTNGDGMLDGGDVLVDSDETGVDGAYEFEDLDPGDYLVEEVVPEGYVATSPVVQALALAAGEDVTTGYDFSNTVLLAGLTGVKTAEVTVCDCDGVQTIETETVSDLVINLYADANGNGLLDGAEGDATVATTTTGADGSYVFDDLLPGDYIVEEVVPEGYVALTATSIAVTLAPGAFVDQGVDFKNKLVKASVGNYFFVDANSNGLQDTGDLGVNGVTVNLLDDSGQVVATTVTANDGAGNAGFYLFFDLSAGDYIVEFEVPDLVQFTTKDAGGNSNDTLDSDANSNGRTDVFSLAENQHRRDIDAGVKPEVCVETKVYKVKDYFTKCQKAKAGLIKGVTLEYAEASEELFVEVQMKSYRGRLADGFTIVINNGGAAYGADAGELAMFYFDATRDEPVLNVLAYNGEGDASSYKDSDGRSRSYDPDRVATSYDNTNGWLKEIDVENNGSYRTFSFRVDASVINDHLPLRNIDWQGSEIDRYASFAVDTYDGLSTRYDNEGFLTKWSYCTHGWMDACNIRTQKCTVEECVAIDEFFDEWGWETSDYAGDSDGDPLDDIFWEGSIDACHECEDDCDKGDHDKDCKDGKHKHHKKKWSPWKQWGHHGWGGGWGGKC, encoded by the coding sequence ATGTCGCGTTTTGAGCAACGCCCCCATCGATTCGATTTTTTCAACACGGCGGCGCTCCGTAAAGCGAAGCGGGCGGGCTGCTGCAACCGCGGCCGGAGCCTCAGACACGAGAGTCTGGAAGACCGCCGCATGCTCGCACTGGTGGGCATTCAAGCCCTGCTAGACCAGCCGCTGGTGAGCTACAACAGCGACGGCCAGGTGGGCTACGACAGCGTGTCGGACGAGTTCTCGCTCAACGCTACGCCGCTGATCTTCCTCGAGTCGGCGACCGACGCCACGCCCGGCGTCTTCTTCACCGGCGACCTTGACATCAACATCGAGGTTGACGCTGCGGGATCGCTCATCGGCGGCTCGGCCGGCGACGACTTCATCCTCACCGGCGATCTCGACACGAACGGCGACTTCGTCCCCGACCTCAGCGGCGTGCTGCTCACCGGCGAGGTGAGCGAGTTCGGCTGGCAAGACCTGGGGACCAGCACCGACAACTACGACTTCCGCTTCACGGTCACCGGCGGTTTGCTTGCGCCCGGATTCTTCGCGGGCCGCGACATCGGCGTCTCGGTGGTGAGCGAGAACTCTAGCTTCACCGGCGCGTTCTCAACCGACTTCGGCGGCGACGCGAAGGGCATCCTCGGAGGCGTCCCCGAGATCCCGCCGCCGCCTCAGTTCGCCAGCCTCTCGGGGGTGAAGTACTACGACCTGACCGGCGACGGCATCACGGACGACGACACGCCGCTCGCGGGCGTGACGATCAACCTCTACGCCGACACCAACGGCGACGGGATGCTCGACGGCGGCGACGTGTTGGTCGACTCGGACGAGACCGGCGTGGACGGCGCCTACGAGTTCGAGGACCTCGACCCGGGCGACTACCTCGTCGAAGAGGTCGTGCCCGAGGGCTACGTCGCCACCTCGCCCGTGGTGCAGGCCCTCGCGCTGGCGGCCGGTGAAGACGTCACGACCGGGTACGACTTCTCGAACACCGTCCTGCTGGCCGGCCTGACGGGCGTGAAGACGGCCGAGGTCACGGTCTGCGATTGCGACGGCGTGCAGACGATCGAGACCGAAACCGTCAGCGACCTGGTGATCAATCTCTACGCCGACGCGAACGGCAACGGCTTGCTCGACGGCGCCGAGGGCGACGCCACGGTGGCCACGACGACGACCGGAGCCGACGGGTCGTACGTGTTCGACGACCTGCTGCCGGGCGATTACATCGTCGAGGAAGTCGTGCCCGAGGGCTACGTGGCGCTCACCGCCACGTCGATCGCCGTGACGCTCGCTCCCGGCGCGTTCGTCGACCAGGGCGTCGACTTCAAGAACAAGTTGGTCAAAGCGAGCGTGGGCAACTACTTCTTTGTCGACGCGAACTCCAACGGCCTGCAAGACACCGGCGACCTGGGCGTGAACGGCGTCACGGTCAATCTTCTGGACGACAGCGGCCAGGTGGTCGCCACGACCGTGACCGCCAACGACGGCGCCGGCAACGCCGGCTTCTACCTGTTCTTTGATCTGAGCGCGGGCGACTACATCGTGGAGTTCGAGGTCCCCGACCTCGTGCAGTTCACCACCAAGGACGCCGGCGGCAACAGCAACGACACGCTCGACAGCGACGCGAACTCCAACGGCCGCACCGACGTGTTCTCGCTCGCCGAGAACCAGCACCGCCGTGACATCGACGCGGGCGTGAAGCCCGAGGTTTGTGTCGAGACCAAGGTCTACAAGGTGAAGGATTACTTCACCAAGTGCCAGAAGGCGAAGGCGGGGCTGATCAAGGGCGTAACGCTAGAGTACGCCGAGGCGAGCGAGGAGCTGTTCGTCGAGGTACAGATGAAGTCGTACCGCGGCCGCTTGGCCGACGGCTTCACGATCGTGATCAACAACGGCGGAGCGGCTTACGGCGCCGACGCCGGCGAGCTGGCCATGTTCTACTTCGACGCCACGCGCGACGAACCCGTGCTCAACGTCCTGGCCTACAACGGCGAGGGGGACGCCTCGTCCTACAAAGACAGCGACGGCCGCAGCCGCTCGTACGACCCCGACCGTGTGGCGACATCGTACGACAACACGAACGGCTGGCTGAAAGAGATCGACGTCGAGAACAACGGCTCGTACCGCACTTTTTCGTTCCGCGTCGACGCCAGCGTGATCAACGACCACCTGCCGCTCAGGAACATCGACTGGCAAGGCTCGGAGATCGACCGCTACGCGAGCTTCGCGGTCGACACGTACGACGGGCTCTCCACCCGTTACGACAACGAGGGTTTCCTCACCAAGTGGTCGTACTGCACCCACGGCTGGATGGACGCCTGCAACATCCGCACGCAGAAGTGCACCGTCGAGGAGTGTGTCGCCATCGACGAGTTCTTCGACGAGTGGGGCTGGGAGACCAGCGACTACGCCGGCGACAGCGACGGCGACCCGCTCGACGACATCTTCTGGGAGGGCTCGATCGACGCCTGCCACGAGTGCGAGGACGACTGCGACAAGGGCGACCATGACAAGGACTGCAAAGACGGCAAGCACAAGCACCACAAGAAGAAATGGAGCCCCTGGAAGCAGTGGGGCCACCACGGCTGGGGCGGCGGTTGGGGCGGCAAGTGCTGA
- the tsaE gene encoding tRNA (adenosine(37)-N6)-threonylcarbamoyltransferase complex ATPase subunit type 1 TsaE: MNAQTIEIMTEAETDTLGRRLALALPPGAVVSLVGTLGAGKTRLVRAVTSALGHRGEVTSPTFVLVNEYCGGRLPVYHFDAYRLKDTDEFLELGPEEYFDGEGITFVEWGDRVAECLPPDALEVRFEVLEGERRRVTLGGFRLDADQQQQQQ, from the coding sequence ATGAATGCACAAACAATCGAGATCATGACCGAAGCCGAGACCGACACGCTGGGCCGGCGGCTCGCTCTGGCGTTGCCGCCCGGCGCGGTCGTGTCGCTCGTCGGCACGCTCGGCGCTGGCAAAACGCGTTTGGTGCGAGCGGTGACCTCGGCGCTCGGCCATCGGGGCGAGGTCACCAGCCCCACCTTCGTGCTCGTGAACGAGTACTGCGGCGGCCGGCTGCCGGTCTACCACTTCGACGCCTACCGGCTGAAAGACACCGACGAGTTTCTCGAACTCGGTCCCGAAGAGTACTTCGATGGCGAGGGGATCACGTTCGTCGAGTGGGGCGACCGCGTGGCCGAGTGCCTGCCGCCCGACGCGCTGGAGGTTCGATTCGAGGTGCTTGAGGGAGAGCGACGCCGGGTCACGCTCGGTGGTTTCCGGCTCGACGCCGACCAGCAGCAACAGCAGCAGTAG